One part of the Paenibacillus silvisoli genome encodes these proteins:
- a CDS encoding response regulator: MAIDIHVLLVDDEAVDLEWLRRRVTGNERLASVQTAPSGFAALKLLETQRIDIILSDIRMPIMSGMEFARKAKEIHPNVHIVFITGHEDFGYAKEAIQLSASGYLLKPVEDRELETTLIGLCEKIEQEREQHISWTEKMTLVNEELLLRWFNEAAPGEVEAHIRGVLQPLLANGTAVAMIEIDDIALKMRQSAEEERRAVMQSAAYFIRKFAHDHHMGMVMTTYDHHFVVLAAVQESYFTSLLNEMIRSFHTEFSFSITIGMGVYTHELGKLHDSYRQAQAALSIKWILGKNRLIQDAWEWRPKEKIASNLEEIVDRMLQAMLEYNLTVIDDCLMQLFTGDIRKNDIYDLIIRITSKLHADLRQMNEHLYEMLNWDAHQPFVLFQFETVQDIVSWLRRRFFELSELLYLKRQRQKRKLIADITDYVKERLDQKITLNEVAAHFSFTPNYLGHLFKLATDSLFSDFLTELRMKRVCELLEDPTRKVYEIAEQVGYKNIVYFNRQFKQSMGMSPGEYRKKRNI, from the coding sequence ATGGCAATCGATATACATGTACTCCTGGTGGACGATGAGGCGGTCGATCTGGAATGGCTGAGACGGAGGGTGACGGGCAACGAACGGTTAGCTAGCGTTCAAACGGCTCCGAGCGGCTTCGCAGCGTTAAAACTGCTGGAAACGCAACGAATTGATATCATTCTCTCCGATATTCGCATGCCGATCATGTCCGGCATGGAATTCGCCCGGAAAGCGAAAGAGATCCACCCGAATGTCCATATCGTTTTTATTACCGGTCATGAGGATTTCGGCTACGCCAAAGAGGCGATCCAATTAAGCGCGTCCGGCTATCTGCTGAAGCCCGTGGAGGATCGCGAGCTGGAGACGACGTTGATCGGGTTATGCGAGAAAATCGAGCAAGAACGGGAGCAGCACATCTCATGGACCGAGAAGATGACGCTGGTCAATGAGGAGCTGCTGCTTCGTTGGTTCAACGAAGCCGCTCCGGGGGAGGTCGAGGCGCACATACGCGGGGTTTTGCAGCCTTTGCTCGCGAACGGTACCGCGGTAGCCATGATCGAAATCGACGATATCGCGCTGAAGATGAGGCAATCGGCCGAGGAAGAGCGGCGGGCGGTGATGCAAAGCGCGGCCTATTTCATCCGGAAGTTCGCGCACGACCATCATATGGGCATGGTGATGACGACATACGACCATCACTTCGTCGTGCTTGCCGCCGTTCAGGAATCGTATTTTACCTCGCTGCTTAACGAAATGATTCGCTCGTTTCATACCGAATTTTCGTTCTCCATCACCATCGGCATGGGGGTATATACGCATGAGCTCGGCAAGCTGCACGATTCCTACCGGCAGGCGCAGGCGGCGCTGAGCATCAAATGGATTCTCGGCAAAAATCGATTAATCCAAGACGCCTGGGAATGGCGGCCGAAAGAGAAGATTGCCTCGAATCTCGAAGAAATCGTCGATCGGATGCTCCAAGCGATGCTGGAGTACAACCTGACGGTGATCGACGATTGCTTGATGCAGCTGTTTACGGGGGATATCCGGAAGAATGACATCTACGATCTGATTATTCGGATTACGTCCAAGCTGCATGCGGATTTGCGGCAAATGAACGAGCATTTGTACGAGATGCTGAACTGGGATGCGCATCAGCCGTTCGTGCTGTTTCAGTTCGAGACGGTGCAGGATATCGTGTCCTGGCTGAGAAGGCGGTTCTTCGAGCTGTCCGAGCTGCTTTACTTGAAGCGGCAAAGACAGAAGCGCAAGCTCATTGCCGACATTACGGACTACGTCAAAGAACGGCTGGACCAGAAAATCACGCTGAACGAGGTCGCCGCCCATTTCAGCTTTACGCCGAATTATCTCGGCCATCTGTTCAAGCTGGCCACCGACAGCCTGTTCAGCGATTTCCTCACCGAATTAAGGATGAAGCGAGTGTGCGAGCTCCTCGAGGACCCTACCAGAAAGGTCTATGAAATCGCCGAACAGGTCGGGTACAAAAACATCGTTTATTTTAACCGGCAATTCAAACAGAGCATGGGGATGTCGCCGGGCGAGTATCGGAAGAAACGGAACATCTGA
- a CDS encoding sensor histidine kinase: MVRIMPSKKYIPFTYKTMIPYLVLVLMTDIVVGYISYTMLVQSRTEMAETNIRTALLQTRNNIEYQMDEIKRMTNSLFLNTTFQNALQFRGDLRENMLKMKDDIVPYMKAPLELYGNKLRLVLYAVNETILDIPGDDMAEPIGRSDYYVMSDQNIAHMEWFRQIAALNQDNLWLQIETDRELDNISYFRKLFASNGAQSVIGYVRVTARFDELFGNFDAFPIDEGIALRLMDRASGSKLYERGQVDEGAKDSYLIISEDIPGSNYVIETWVPHGYLNKDASRMQKVIVAVCLLSFLAMAFIGFLVARLSGKKIKRIVSLVQSFQEGNFYKRIGFGGNDEFVYIADTFNQMAQSIQELIRDVYEEGIQKKQAEMDVLQAQINPHFLYNTLSTIGSLTNMGEIEKVNHMVQGLSRFYRLTLNEGQVYISIEKELEQVKTYLDIQRVKYADAFQVYFDIDPSIAHVTIIKLILQPFVENIFKHAWFGDSIAIRITGRRLGDRIELCVIDNGIGMRPDTLRNMRTNSVQNGSYGLKNVEDRIQLRYGSDFGIHIVSHYGAGTTVQLILPVDNAEIREDKVV; encoded by the coding sequence ATGGTCAGAATCATGCCGAGCAAGAAGTATATCCCATTCACCTACAAGACGATGATACCGTATCTGGTGCTGGTGCTGATGACAGATATCGTGGTGGGCTATATCTCCTACACCATGCTCGTTCAGTCCAGAACCGAAATGGCGGAGACGAATATCCGGACCGCATTGCTGCAGACCCGGAACAATATCGAGTATCAGATGGACGAAATCAAGCGGATGACGAACTCGCTGTTTCTGAATACGACTTTTCAGAATGCGCTTCAGTTCAGAGGAGATCTTCGGGAGAACATGCTGAAGATGAAGGACGATATCGTGCCGTATATGAAAGCGCCTCTTGAGCTGTACGGAAACAAGCTGCGGCTGGTGCTTTATGCCGTGAACGAAACGATTCTCGACATTCCGGGCGACGACATGGCGGAGCCGATCGGCCGCAGCGATTATTACGTGATGTCGGACCAAAACATCGCGCATATGGAGTGGTTCAGGCAGATCGCGGCTTTGAACCAAGACAACCTGTGGCTGCAAATCGAGACCGACCGCGAGCTCGACAATATATCGTATTTTCGCAAGCTGTTTGCCTCGAACGGCGCCCAATCCGTCATCGGCTATGTTCGCGTAACGGCGAGGTTCGACGAGCTCTTCGGCAATTTCGATGCGTTTCCGATCGATGAGGGAATTGCGCTCCGTTTGATGGACAGGGCATCGGGATCGAAGCTTTACGAACGGGGGCAAGTGGACGAAGGCGCGAAGGATTCGTATCTGATCATCAGCGAAGACATCCCCGGCTCCAATTACGTCATCGAAACGTGGGTGCCTCACGGCTACTTGAACAAAGACGCGAGCCGCATGCAGAAGGTGATTGTAGCCGTCTGTCTGCTCAGCTTCTTGGCGATGGCGTTCATCGGTTTCCTTGTGGCCCGCTTATCCGGCAAGAAGATTAAACGGATCGTCAGCTTGGTTCAATCGTTCCAAGAGGGCAACTTCTATAAACGGATCGGATTCGGCGGCAACGACGAATTCGTGTATATCGCCGATACGTTCAACCAGATGGCCCAAAGCATTCAGGAATTGATCCGGGACGTGTACGAAGAGGGCATTCAGAAGAAGCAAGCGGAAATGGATGTCCTGCAGGCGCAAATCAATCCGCACTTCTTGTACAATACGCTGTCCACGATCGGCAGCTTGACCAATATGGGCGAAATCGAGAAGGTTAACCATATGGTGCAGGGGCTCTCCAGATTTTACAGACTGACCTTGAACGAAGGACAAGTCTATATTTCGATTGAAAAGGAACTGGAGCAAGTAAAGACCTACTTGGATATCCAACGGGTCAAATACGCGGACGCGTTTCAGGTTTATTTCGACATCGATCCGAGTATCGCGCACGTGACCATTATTAAGCTGATTTTGCAGCCGTTCGTGGAAAATATTTTCAAGCACGCCTGGTTCGGAGACTCGATCGCCATTCGGATTACGGGCAGACGGCTTGGGGATCGGATCGAGTTGTGCGTCATCGACAACGGCATCGGCATGCGGCCGGATACGCTTCGCAACATGCGGACCAATTCCGTGCAAAACGGCAGCTACGGCTTGAAAAACGTGGAGGACCGCATTCAACTGAGATACGGCAGCGATTTCGGCATTCATATCGTCAGCCATTACGGGGCGGGAACGACCGTGCAGCTCATCCTGCCCGTCGATAACGCGGAAATCCGGGAAGATAAGGTGGTGTAG
- a CDS encoding dihydrodipicolinate synthase family protein, which yields MGKLQMGMNGGVWPTMITPFTKENQIDYAGLERLVNWYIERGVDGLFAVCQSSEMFYLTLEERVALASFVKRTAAGRVPVIASGHISDSFEDQVRELNKMAETGIDALVLITNRLARQEESDDIWIERLDMLLRELPEDLTLGLYECPYPYKRLMSPQTIKWCADHGRFRFLKDTSCDIGSIQRKLEAVKGSALQIYNANSATLLETLKLGAVGYSGVMANFHPELYVWLLENWRENGEAAARLSDFLSVTSLIEKQLYPANAKYFLMLEDVLADAYCRTLQGQTLTSTNRLEIEQLRRLCEDYIKKCRRTET from the coding sequence CGGTGTATGGCCGACGATGATCACGCCATTCACGAAGGAAAACCAAATTGATTACGCCGGTCTCGAGAGGCTGGTCAATTGGTATATCGAACGCGGAGTGGACGGGTTATTCGCGGTATGCCAATCCAGCGAAATGTTTTACTTAACCTTGGAAGAGCGGGTGGCTCTGGCTTCGTTCGTGAAACGAACGGCAGCGGGGCGCGTGCCTGTTATCGCATCCGGCCATATTTCCGATTCGTTCGAGGACCAGGTCCGCGAATTGAACAAGATGGCCGAAACCGGAATCGACGCTTTAGTGCTGATTACGAATCGCCTTGCGCGGCAAGAGGAATCCGACGACATCTGGATAGAGCGCCTGGACATGCTGCTGCGCGAGCTTCCGGAGGATTTGACGCTTGGCTTGTACGAGTGCCCCTATCCGTATAAGCGTTTAATGTCTCCTCAGACGATCAAATGGTGCGCAGACCATGGACGATTCCGCTTCTTGAAAGATACCAGCTGCGATATCGGCAGCATTCAGCGTAAGCTGGAAGCGGTGAAAGGCAGCGCTCTGCAAATCTATAACGCGAACTCTGCTACTCTGCTGGAAACGCTAAAGCTGGGGGCCGTCGGCTATAGCGGCGTGATGGCTAACTTCCACCCGGAACTGTATGTCTGGCTTTTGGAGAATTGGAGAGAGAATGGCGAAGCGGCGGCTCGCTTGTCCGATTTTTTAAGCGTGACCTCTTTGATCGAGAAGCAGCTCTATCCGGCGAATGCGAAGTATTTTCTCATGCTGGAGGACGTGCTTGCCGATGCATACTGCCGGACTTTGCAGGGGCAGACGCTGACGAGTACGAATCGGCTTGAAATCGAGCAGCTGCGCCGGTTGTGCGAGGACTATATAAAGAAATGCCGGAGGACAGAAACATAG